The DNA region TGATCGACAACGGTCCATATATGACCGATATTGCTCAGGACAACGCTCTAATTGATGGGGTTTGTTATGAAACTCAGCTTGAAGAAAACATATCAATTCTCCTACAAGCAGACTTGTCTCTTGTTAAGGCTGGCAATCTTGTCAGAAAACTAAATATATTAAACAAACTCCGCTCTTTGATTGGAAAGTTCGGCTCAAATTATCCTGTTATTGCAGTTGTTTCAGATTCCGGAATGATAACTCTTGGAGAGAGCAAGGGAAGCGGCCCTGTAAAGAGCATGGGGTCTGAATCACTCAACAAACTCCTTGATAAAGTCTCATCTGACAGAAAAGTTAGAGCACTTGTCCTTAGGGTTTTGAGCCCAGGCGGCTCTGCTGTTGCATCAGATCTTATATGCAAAAAGTTAGAAGAAATATCACAAACAAGGCCCGTTGTTATATCAATGTCTGATGTTGCTGCATCCGGAGGATATCTTCTCTCACTTGGGGCTGATAAAATAGTGGCAGACTCAATGACCATAACAGGCTCTATTGGTGTTGTTTCAGGAAAATTTAACCTAGGCGGTCTTTATAACAAACTCGGTATCACAAAAGACTATGTGGTTAAAGCTAAAAATGCCCTTATGTTTACTTCTAGCAAGGACTTCTCAGAGGATGAAGAAGCAAAACTTCTCGAGATAATGGAGTTTTACTACACTAAATTTGTTGGCAGAGTTTCAGATTCAAGAAAAATGGGTTTTGAGCAAGCTGAAAGCTTTTCAAAGGGCAGGGTTTGGACTGGTAATCAAGCCAAAGAAAATGGCCTTGTTGATGAGCTGGGCACTATTCAAACAGCAATCAATATCGCAAAAGAGAAAGCGGAAATTTCAGAAACATCTATGCCGGTGGTCAAATTTTACTGCGAACCAAGGGGAGTCTCGATTGCCTCTTTAGTTAAAGATTCTTCAGTGTTAGGAAGCTTAAATAACATATTTGCAGCTCTGAATTCACTTACTAAAGAGAAAGTACTCACGATAATGCCATATGACATAGATATTAGATAGTATCAGTAAAGTTTAAATTGCCGGTCTAATATTAGATGGCTTAAATATCCGATAACAACTGGAACATAGTACTCAAGCCCTCCAACTCCAAGTTCAGGCTTGACCACTGGAAGTATAACAAGGGGAGAGGGGATCAAAAACGCCGCCGATATTGAATGCGTCCACCCCCTGTGTTTTCCGATTATAGGAAGAAGAGCGAAAAACCCTAAGAGCGCAGCTTCTTTGAATCGCCCGGAGAGCAGCAGCACTGCATCAAGTGCAATGAAAAATCCGTAGAATAATTTTTGTGCATGAGAGTTTGTATCTATATCGGGCCAAATGGCTCCTAAAATGCACAGACCAAACCATATAAGGACCTCGTAGCTTGGCTTAAAGGCAAAAAATATTATAAGAACTGCAAGATAGATTATAAATGCAAAGATGCCGCCAGCAACGTGGCTTTTATAAAGACTCATTCTTTACTTTAAGCGGGGGGGTTGTGAAAAAAAACTCAAGCCAGTCCATGTATTTTTGGTCCCTTCCCTGAAC from Thermodesulfobacteriota bacterium includes:
- the sppA gene encoding signal peptide peptidase SppA encodes the protein IDNGPYMTDIAQDNALIDGVCYETQLEENISILLQADLSLVKAGNLVRKLNILNKLRSLIGKFGSNYPVIAVVSDSGMITLGESKGSGPVKSMGSESLNKLLDKVSSDRKVRALVLRVLSPGGSAVASDLICKKLEEISQTRPVVISMSDVAASGGYLLSLGADKIVADSMTITGSIGVVSGKFNLGGLYNKLGITKDYVVKAKNALMFTSSKDFSEDEEAKLLEIMEFYYTKFVGRVSDSRKMGFEQAESFSKGRVWTGNQAKENGLVDELGTIQTAINIAKEKAEISETSMPVVKFYCEPRGVSIASLVKDSSVLGSLNNIFAALNSLTKEKVLTIMPYDIDIR
- a CDS encoding metal-dependent hydrolase, yielding MSLYKSHVAGGIFAFIIYLAVLIIFFAFKPSYEVLIWFGLCILGAIWPDIDTNSHAQKLFYGFFIALDAVLLLSGRFKEAALLGFFALLPIIGKHRGWTHSISAAFLIPSPLVILPVVKPELGVGGLEYYVPVVIGYLSHLILDRQFKLY